In Nitrospiria bacterium, the genomic window CGGCCCCGGTAATATGTTGATGGATGGCATCATCCAACACCGAACGAACGGTCACAGGACGATGGACGGGGACGGGGCGCTGGCCCGGCGTGGGAAAGTCCATGAAAAGCTCATAAGCGAGTTGCTTCGGCATCCGTTTTTGAGTCGGAAGCCCCCGAAGACGACGGGGCGCGAGGCTTTTGGGCGAGCCATGATCCGGTGGTTAATCGGACGGGCCAACGGCTTGAAATTAAATCATCAGGATTTAATGGCTACCGCAACGGCCTTTACAGCCCGGTCGATCGCCCAGGCGTACAAACGGTTCATTCTGCCCAGCGGGGGCGTCGAAGAAGTGATCGTTGGCGGTGGCGGGACCCGAAACTCGACCTTGATGCAGTTTCTTCAGCAGGCCTTCGGCCCGGTTCCGGTTTTCACCTTTGAGAAGTTTGACCTGGACAGCCGAGCGCTTGAGGCGATGGCTTTTGCCTTGTTCGCCTACGGGGCGATTCAGGGCGAGCCGAACAACGTTCCATCCGCCACCGGTGCCCGACGAGCGGTTGTGATGGGGAAAATCGTTCCCGGACGGCTTACATTCCCACTTTTTCCCGATACTCGTCCATAACCCGGTCATTCACTTCCGTAAACCCATTCTCTCTCGCATACTGCTCGATGCCGGCCCGGGCCAGAGTCCGGACGAAGGACGGAACGTTTTGAAGCCGCTGTTCGGCATTCGATGTCCACGGAACGGACGCTTTGGAGTCCTGTCCGGACAGGCCGGCCGCGATTCCGGTGTCTTTGAACCCCGATCCGGCCAGCATGCCCGGGAAGGGACATTTGCCCATATCGGCCGTCATCGTCGCGGTGGGCTGGCCCTCCGGCTTGATGGCCTCGCGGGTGAATTCCATCGGCTCGGCCGGAACGGTGCGGCCGCCGATCTTGACGCCCAGCCCGCTGACCAGCTGCGTCTCGCCCGGATTCGTAACCATTGCGACTTTGTATCCGCATTGCGTGCAGGCAAAGGTAATGCCGAGGCGGAGCGTGTCCACCTGCTCCTTGGATTCGTAATCCATAAAGTTGTTGCATTTGATGCACAGAAATTTCATGACGTTCTCCTTGATTCGATATGCTGTTGTAACGAATCGGTGATGATCCGGAAGGCCTGCGCGGCCGGCGTGAGCGCGTGTTCGTCTATAAACGAGCGGCCGTGATCCGCACAGCTTGCGATCCGTCGGTCAAACGGCACCCGGCCCAATAGTGGAAGGCCCATTTTCTGAAGCGGACTTTCCCCGTGGGACGCGTCTTCAAAAAGTTCCAGCGCCTCGCCGCAATGCGGGCAGATCGCGCCGCTCATGTTCTCGATCAGTCCGATGATGGGGATATGAAGCTCCCGGTTCAGAAACACGACCGATTTTTTGACGATAAATTGTGAAATTTCGGAAGGGATCGTCACGATCACCGCGCCGTCCAGGTCCGGAATCATCTGAGCGATGATCGGCGGTTTGTCGGAGGAGGCCGGGGGCATGTCGATCAGCAGGAGGTCCAGAGGCCCCCAATTCACGTCGCTGATGAATTCGCGGATGACGCTCATCTCGACCGTCCCGCGCCAGACGGCAGAATCTTCCCAGAGGCCTTTCCACATTACGGGGCTGCCTTCGCTGGGCAGCATCAATTCCATTGAGGCGACCTTGATCCCGTTGACGCCGACGGCGGGCTGGGCTCCTTCGGGTGTGATCTTGAGCGCCCGCTCGCGAACGCCCATCATCTTCGGGATGCATGGTCCGCTTAAGTCCACATCCAAGATGCCGACTTTGTAGCCGCGCGAGGCAAAGCTGTTGGCGAGATTGACCGTCACGGAACTCTTGCCGACCCCGCCCTTCCCGCTCATGACCGCGATCTTGTGTTTGATCCGGCCCATCCGTGTCTGAACGGCCGCGACCTGTTCCATAACTTGTTGAACAATGGGATTAACCACCTTGGTCTTCTTTTGCTGCTCTTCCAAGTCTTTGACCATCTCGGTGATGGTCCGACCCTCTGATCCTTCTTGCTTCATGGCGATTCTCCAAAAAGAGAGTTTACTATATGTCACAAGGGTTAAAGTTGTCAATAGTTTGTCAAATGCCCTGTCTATAGGAAGGTGATACGATCCAGGGCTTCCATAAGCAAATAGCGGGCATCCAGAGAGCGCCTCGCCCCTTCCCGGACAAAGGCCTGATGTTCGGGAGATTCCAGTTCCGGTCGTATTGCCGCCTCCATCAGGCTTGAGTGGATCTCATCGATGGGCATGTGTTCGAGGAAAAACTCCAATGCGTCATCGGATATCCCGTGAAGTCGAAAACCAGGGACAAGTTTTTCGTATAAAAACGGGATCGGATATTCCATCGCCAAACCTACAACCCCCAGTCCTACGTGAAAATCGTAATCCTGGCAAAGACGCAAATGGACATCCCGATAGGCCTCAAATTCAGGTAGAGGGGTTACCGTGTTCCAGTCGTGTTCCTGAAGGTCCAAGGCGCACAAAAATTTTCGGAACTGGGCTGGGTGTGTTCTTTCCGGATTGCCGCGACCGTATTCATCCCAGAGAATCGAGGCGAGGGCGGCCTGGATCGCTTCTGAAGGCGTGCGCGCCAACACCATAGCATCGTAAAGGCGGGTCTGCAATACATGGAGGTAATAATGAAGAGAGAATCGTTTAAGGCCCTCCATCGTAAACGCACCCTTCTCAAACCGATTCCAAAAACGGTGCGTCATCACAGGGTGGGTCAAAATCTCTTCCTTTATCGTTTTCAAAAAAACATCTGTCTCCATTGTCGCCCACCCCGTTTCATGAAGTAATTTGATCAATAAGTACAGTATTTACTGTTAAAACTGTTTGACATTATAGACAGCGCTATGTTATGAGTCAACAAAAAATGGAGTGATACATGCAAGGTAATCTATTAAAAACCAGCAAGGCTTTGGCGGATGAGACGCGCTTTGCGATTATTCAATATATGGAAAGAAAGCATCGAGCGGTTTCGATCAAGGAACTGGCCCAACGTTTTCATCTTCATCCCAGCGCAATCCGCCAACACCTCTCAAAGTTATCGGAAGCCCAGTTGGTTTCATCCATTGCCATGAAGACGGGCGTCTCGGGCCGACCCCGGCGTGTGTACCGGAAGGTCCGGCCCGTAGTCGGACTCGAACTGCTTCCGCGAGACTACCGCCTGCTCTCTGAAATGCTTTTGGGTCTGTTGGCGCTCAAGGGGGTGTCTCCGGATGAAATTAA contains:
- a CDS encoding anhydro-N-acetylmuramic acid kinase translates to MKVIGLISGTSTDGIDSALVEIAGRGLESRLRLLRFATYPYPRALRARLVRLTHDGRVEDLSRLNVHVGELFAKAAIRIAREAGIPLNEIDLIGSHGQTICHQPVPFKVSGAKIRSTLQIGEPSIIAERTGVTTVADFRHRDMAAGGEGAPLTPYLHYILFHHAQRPRLVVNIGGISNLTYLPSQGGLSDIVAFDAGPGNMLMDGIIQHRTNGHRTMDGDGALARRGKVHEKLISELLRHPFLSRKPPKTTGREAFGRAMIRWLIGRANGLKLNHQDLMATATAFTARSIAQAYKRFILPSGGVEEVIVGGGGTRNSTLMQFLQQAFGPVPVFTFEKFDLDSRALEAMAFALFAYGAIQGEPNNVPSATGARRAVVMGKIVPGRLTFPLFPDTRP
- a CDS encoding iron-containing redox enzyme family protein; protein product: METDVFLKTIKEEILTHPVMTHRFWNRFEKGAFTMEGLKRFSLHYYLHVLQTRLYDAMVLARTPSEAIQAALASILWDEYGRGNPERTHPAQFRKFLCALDLQEHDWNTVTPLPEFEAYRDVHLRLCQDYDFHVGLGVVGLAMEYPIPFLYEKLVPGFRLHGISDDALEFFLEHMPIDEIHSSLMEAAIRPELESPEHQAFVREGARRSLDARYLLMEALDRITFL
- a CDS encoding Mrp/NBP35 family ATP-binding protein, producing MKQEGSEGRTITEMVKDLEEQQKKTKVVNPIVQQVMEQVAAVQTRMGRIKHKIAVMSGKGGVGKSSVTVNLANSFASRGYKVGILDVDLSGPCIPKMMGVRERALKITPEGAQPAVGVNGIKVASMELMLPSEGSPVMWKGLWEDSAVWRGTVEMSVIREFISDVNWGPLDLLLIDMPPASSDKPPIIAQMIPDLDGAVIVTIPSEISQFIVKKSVVFLNRELHIPIIGLIENMSGAICPHCGEALELFEDASHGESPLQKMGLPLLGRVPFDRRIASCADHGRSFIDEHALTPAAQAFRIITDSLQQHIESRRTS